One part of the Desulfuromonadales bacterium genome encodes these proteins:
- a CDS encoding tripartite tricarboxylate transporter substrate binding protein, which translates to MKTIGSLLLATAFAACLVQPSFAYQPTKPECLAPAKPGGGFDLTCRMVSNSLLHSKLLEKPMLVTFMPGGVGAVAYNHIIGLRSKDANVITAVSTGSVLNLAQGKFGQYDENAVRWLAGLGADYGAVVVLKDAPWKTLGELLADLKKNPGAIPLGSGGSVGSQDWMKSALLAKSAGVDPRSMRYVAFEGGGEALTALLGGHIKVYPGDVSELAGQLDSGKFRVLAVLSDERLPGKFSQFPTAREQGHDVVWTIWRGYYLPPKVSDEEYKWWIDKLTQLAKTPEFAKEREDRGLYPYTKIGKEFDVFVKQQVAEFRTLAKEAGLIK; encoded by the coding sequence TTGCCGCCTGCCTCGTCCAGCCGTCCTTCGCTTATCAGCCGACCAAGCCGGAATGTCTTGCCCCGGCGAAACCGGGCGGCGGTTTCGACCTGACCTGCCGAATGGTCTCCAACTCCCTGCTGCATAGCAAGTTGCTGGAAAAGCCGATGCTGGTCACCTTCATGCCCGGCGGGGTGGGCGCGGTGGCCTACAACCACATCATCGGCCTGCGCAGCAAGGATGCCAACGTAATCACCGCGGTGAGCACCGGCTCGGTGCTGAACCTGGCCCAGGGCAAGTTCGGGCAATATGATGAGAACGCCGTTCGCTGGCTCGCCGGCCTCGGGGCCGACTATGGTGCGGTGGTGGTGCTCAAGGATGCCCCCTGGAAGACTCTGGGTGAACTGCTGGCCGACCTCAAGAAAAACCCCGGAGCGATCCCCCTGGGCTCCGGCGGTTCCGTCGGCAGCCAGGACTGGATGAAGTCGGCCCTACTGGCCAAGTCGGCCGGCGTCGACCCGAGGAGCATGCGTTACGTCGCCTTCGAGGGTGGCGGCGAGGCATTGACCGCGTTGCTCGGCGGCCACATCAAGGTCTATCCCGGAGATGTCTCCGAGCTTGCCGGGCAGCTCGATTCCGGCAAATTCCGGGTGCTGGCGGTCCTCTCCGATGAGCGGCTCCCGGGAAAATTCAGCCAATTTCCGACCGCCAGAGAACAGGGGCACGACGTCGTCTGGACGATCTGGCGCGGCTACTATCTGCCGCCCAAGGTATCGGACGAAGAATACAAGTGGTGGATCGACAAGCTGACCCAACTGGCGAAAACCCCCGAATTCGCCAAGGAGCGTGAAGATCGCGGGCTCTATCCCTACACCAAGATCGGCAAGGAGTTCGACGTTTTTGTCAAGCAGCAGGTCGCCGAGTTCCGGACGCTGGCCAAAGAAGCGGGGCTGATCAAATGA